Proteins encoded by one window of Chryseobacterium sp. POL2:
- a CDS encoding helix-turn-helix domain-containing protein, which translates to MANYISVDKSAYSKIEKGLRSLAIEEAQKIAQLFDMTIAKL; encoded by the coding sequence GTGGCTAACTATATTAGTGTTGATAAGTCTGCTTATTCTAAAATTGAAAAAGGATTAAGAAGTTTGGCTATTGAAGAAGCCCAAAAGATAGCGCAACTCTTTGATATGACGATTGCCAAATTATAA